The following coding sequences are from one Sesamum indicum cultivar Zhongzhi No. 13 linkage group LG11, S_indicum_v1.0, whole genome shotgun sequence window:
- the LOC105173367 gene encoding furcatin hydrolase-like isoform X2, which translates to MKHLGLDAFRMSISWPRILPRGKLSGGINKEGIAFYNNVINELLANGITPFVTLFHWDLPQALEDEYLGFLSPRIVDDFQDFAELCFEAFGDRIKHWITVNEPFTFANCGYDGGFIGNLAPGRCSNRAICAKGNSATEPYIVAHHLLLAHATAARLYKRKFEPIQKGEIGIALVTHWFVPYSSSKLDVEAAQRALDFVYGWFIHPLVYGEYPEIMQSLVRSRLPKFTKEQAVMLKGSFDYLGLNYYTGNYAAHILSRTGNISSTTDNMVRLSTEINGVPIGKPTGVSSFFIYPKGLHDLLLYTKEKYNNPTIYITENWYG; encoded by the exons ATGAAGCATTTAGGATTGGATGCGTTCAGAATGTCTATTTCTTGGCCTCGGATATTACCTC GTGGGAAGCTAAGTGGGGGAATAAACAAGGAAGGAATTGCCTTTTACAACAATGTCATCAACGAACTCCTTGCAAATG GTATAACTCCATTTGTGACTCTATTTCATTGGGACCTTCCGCAAGCCCTAGAGGATGAGTATTTAGGCTTTCTAAGTCCTCGTATTGT TGatgattttcaagattttgcGGAGCTTTGCTTCGAAGCATTTGGTGATCGTATTAAGCATTGGATCACAGTAAATGAGCCGTTTACATTCGCCAATTGTGGATATGATGGAGGCTTCATCGGCAACCTAGCCCCTGGGAGGTGCTCCAATAGGGCTATCTGTGCCAAAGGGAATTCAGCAACTGAGCCTTATATTGTCGCCCATCACCTACTTCTTGCCCACGCAACTGCTGCCAGACTATACAAGAGGAAATTTgag CCAATTCAAAAAGGAGAAATAGGAATAGCACTGGTAACTCATTGGTTCGTACCATATTCAAGCAGTAAGCTGGACGTGGAAGCAGCGCAACGAGCTCTTGATTTTGTATATGGATG GTTCATCCATCCTTTAGTGTATGGGGAATATCCAGAAATCATGCAGTCCCTTGTGCGAAGTCGATTGCCAAAATTCACTAAGGAGCAAGCTGTGATGCTCAAAGGATCCTTTGATTATTTGGGATTGAATTATTATACTGGGAATTATGCAGCTCACATTCTCTCTCGCACTGGAAATATCAGCAGCACTACGGACAATATGGTTCGCCTTTCAA CTGAAATCAATGGTGTACCCATCGGCAAACCC aCAGGAGTGAGCAGTTTCTTTATTTATCCGAAAGGACTTCATGATCTTCTACTCTACACTAAGGAGAAATACAACAATCCGACCATTTACATCACAGAAAACTG gtATGGGTGA